One segment of Chryseobacterium turcicum DNA contains the following:
- a CDS encoding AAA family ATPase, whose translation MTQNIEKLNKVLAHVKDTFVGKNDVVDLLGICLLARENAFLYGPPGTAKSAIVRTLANAVTDGKNFEYLLTRFTEPNEIFGPFDIRKLKEGELLTNTEGMMPEASMVFLDEIFNANSAILNSLLMALNEKIFKRGKETKKLPALMFVGASNVLPEDEALNALFDRFLIRINVDNVNPDLLQQVLLAGRKLENNTETETPEILSNEIKELQSLCKTIDLKPIYKVYLNTIINLRNTGIAISDRRAVKLQNLIAASALICGRNEAVISDLWVLKHIWDTEEQIEILEGIINRTIEKDDHPKSHPQALQNKIPNPEEVMKDVKILIEKWNSGTLSFDEQNVIKDKLRYLQTRCDWIRNPEQKQYIQQEIESLWQKILQTV comes from the coding sequence ATGACTCAAAATATAGAAAAATTAAACAAAGTACTTGCCCATGTAAAAGATACTTTTGTTGGTAAAAATGACGTTGTAGATTTGCTCGGAATCTGTTTGCTGGCAAGAGAAAATGCATTTTTGTACGGACCTCCCGGCACGGCAAAGTCTGCTATTGTAAGAACCTTAGCCAATGCTGTAACAGACGGTAAAAACTTTGAATATCTTTTAACACGCTTTACAGAACCGAACGAAATTTTCGGTCCTTTTGATATTAGAAAATTAAAAGAAGGCGAATTGTTGACCAACACGGAAGGGATGATGCCCGAAGCGTCGATGGTTTTTCTGGATGAGATTTTTAATGCCAATTCGGCAATCTTGAATTCTCTTTTGATGGCTTTAAACGAAAAGATTTTCAAAAGAGGAAAAGAAACAAAAAAACTTCCCGCATTGATGTTTGTCGGTGCGAGTAATGTTCTTCCTGAAGACGAAGCCTTGAATGCTTTGTTTGACCGTTTTCTAATCAGAATAAATGTTGATAATGTGAATCCTGACCTTCTTCAGCAAGTACTTTTAGCCGGAAGAAAATTGGAAAATAATACAGAAACAGAAACGCCTGAAATTTTGTCGAACGAAATTAAAGAACTTCAAAGTTTGTGTAAAACAATAGACCTAAAACCTATTTACAAAGTTTATTTAAATACAATTATCAACCTTAGAAATACAGGAATTGCCATTTCTGACCGTCGTGCTGTGAAGTTGCAAAATTTAATTGCCGCAAGTGCATTAATTTGTGGTCGAAACGAAGCAGTTATTTCAGATTTATGGGTGTTGAAGCATATTTGGGATACCGAAGAACAGATTGAAATTCTTGAGGGAATTATCAACAGAACGATTGAGAAAGACGACCATCCGAAATCTCATCCGCAAGCGTTACAAAATAAAATTCCCAATCCGGAAGAAGTGATGAAAGATGTAAAAATCCTCATCGAAAAATGGAACAGTGGAACATTAAGTTTTGACGAACAAAACGTGATAAAAGATAAGCTAAGGTATCTTCAAACTCGTTGTGACTGGATCAGAAATCCTGAGCAAAAACAATATATTCAACAGGAAATAGAAAGTTTATGGCAGAAAATTCTTCAAACGGTATAA
- a CDS encoding YceI family protein, translated as MATKWNLDPAHSEITFKVKHMMISNIKGNFTNFNAEIEAEDDTFANAKTTATINVDSISTHNTDRDNHLKSAEFFNAEANPTITFESNALNNSVTGNLTVNGVTKPITLDVDFGGINVDPWGNTKAGFSFEGKINRKDFGLNWNAALEAGGVMVSEEVKIAGELQFVKQA; from the coding sequence ATGGCTACAAAATGGAATTTAGACCCAGCACACAGTGAAATTACTTTCAAAGTAAAACACATGATGATTTCTAATATTAAAGGTAATTTCACTAACTTCAATGCTGAAATAGAAGCTGAAGATGATACTTTTGCCAATGCAAAAACTACGGCTACAATCAATGTAGATTCTATCTCTACTCACAACACTGACAGAGATAATCACTTGAAATCTGCAGAATTCTTTAATGCAGAAGCCAATCCAACAATTACTTTTGAATCTAATGCTCTTAATAATTCTGTAACCGGAAATCTTACGGTAAATGGTGTTACCAAGCCAATTACTTTGGATGTAGATTTCGGAGGAATCAACGTAGATCCTTGGGGAAATACAAAAGCAGGTTTTTCTTTTGAAGGAAAAATCAACAGAAAAGATTTTGGTCTTAACTGGAATGCAGCTCTTGAAGCAGGAGGTGTAATGGTAAGCGAAGAAGTAAAAATTGCAGGTGAATTGCAATTTGTAAAACAAGCTTAA
- the ygiD gene encoding 4,5-DOPA-extradiol-dioxygenase: MNLNDLQNISSQFKNSQKMPVLFLGHGSPMNAIEENQFVQGFRNVAKEIPKPNAILCISAHWFTRGTKVTAMDMPKTIHDFGGFPQALFDVQYPAPGNPELAHEITDILNLIVEEDHNWGLDHGAWSVIKHMYPNADIPVIQLSIDYTKPPQYHFDLAKKLEKLREKGILIIGSGNIVHNLRLIDWRNIDTVGAGWDWAIEAREKTNNWLLDGNFQNLIDYQKQGTPLQYAIPTPDHYLPLIYSLGLKNKSEDLILFNDDLIGGSLSMTSVKIG; encoded by the coding sequence ATGAATCTCAACGATTTACAGAATATAAGCAGCCAATTTAAAAATTCTCAGAAAATGCCTGTTCTTTTTCTGGGCCATGGCTCTCCGATGAATGCTATTGAGGAAAATCAGTTCGTTCAGGGTTTTAGAAATGTGGCGAAAGAAATACCGAAACCTAATGCGATTTTGTGTATTTCTGCACACTGGTTTACGCGTGGAACAAAAGTTACGGCGATGGATATGCCCAAAACAATTCATGATTTTGGTGGTTTTCCACAGGCTTTGTTTGATGTACAATATCCGGCTCCCGGAAACCCTGAATTAGCGCATGAAATTACCGATATTTTAAATCTTATTGTGGAAGAAGATCACAATTGGGGACTTGATCACGGAGCTTGGTCTGTGATTAAGCATATGTATCCGAATGCTGATATTCCGGTGATTCAGTTAAGCATTGATTATACAAAACCACCACAGTATCATTTTGATTTGGCAAAAAAATTAGAAAAACTAAGAGAAAAAGGAATTTTAATTATTGGCAGTGGAAATATTGTTCATAATCTAAGATTAATTGATTGGCGAAATATTGATACCGTTGGTGCGGGTTGGGATTGGGCAATTGAAGCTCGTGAAAAAACCAACAATTGGCTTCTAGATGGAAATTTCCAAAATCTGATTGATTATCAAAAACAAGGGACTCCTCTGCAATACGCCATTCCTACTCCCGATCATTATTTACCTTTAATTTATTCTTTAGGTTTAAAAAATAAGTCTGAGGATTTGATTTTATTTAATGATGATTTAATTGGCGGTTCGTTGAGTATGACGAGCGTAAAAATCGGTTAA